Proteins from one Candidatus Binatota bacterium genomic window:
- the mdh gene encoding malate dehydrogenase, with protein MARKKIALIGAGNIGATAAHLALIRGLGDVVLFDVVEGMPQGKALDLMEAGPIEPFDAAVSGTNDYGDIAGADVCIVTAGLARKPGMSRDDLLTTNAGIMTQVSEGIRENAPDALVIIVSNPLDAMVTLAHRVTGFSKGKVVGMAGVLDSARYRSFIAEELQVSVESVSAVVLGGHGDDMVPVRSSCTAGGAPVTDFIAEARLSEIEQRVRGAGGEVVALLKTGSAYYSPATAAIRMAEAYLSDKKEILPCAAYLEGEYGYSGFYLGVPAQIGAGGVEKIIEYKLTADEISQLEVSAGHVRELVEALDKILDS; from the coding sequence GTGGCACGTAAAAAAATTGCCCTAATAGGGGCTGGCAACATAGGGGCGACCGCGGCCCACCTGGCACTCATCAGGGGGCTGGGCGACGTGGTCCTGTTCGACGTTGTCGAAGGCATGCCGCAGGGCAAGGCGCTCGACCTCATGGAGGCCGGGCCCATAGAGCCTTTTGACGCGGCGGTGAGCGGCACCAACGACTACGGCGACATAGCGGGTGCCGATGTCTGCATCGTGACCGCCGGCCTGGCCCGGAAGCCGGGCATGAGCCGCGACGATCTGCTTACCACCAACGCGGGCATCATGACGCAGGTGAGCGAGGGCATACGCGAGAACGCCCCCGACGCACTGGTAATCATCGTTTCCAACCCGCTCGACGCCATGGTTACCCTGGCCCACCGGGTCACTGGTTTTTCCAAGGGCAAGGTCGTCGGCATGGCCGGGGTTCTGGACTCGGCGCGCTACAGGAGTTTTATAGCCGAGGAACTCCAGGTGTCGGTAGAAAGCGTGTCGGCTGTGGTCCTGGGCGGCCACGGCGACGACATGGTCCCGGTCAGGTCGAGCTGCACGGCGGGCGGTGCTCCGGTGACCGATTTTATTGCCGAGGCGAGGCTTTCCGAGATCGAGCAGCGGGTAAGGGGCGCGGGTGGCGAAGTCGTCGCGTTGCTCAAGACGGGGTCGGCCTACTACTCGCCGGCCACCGCGGCCATACGTATGGCCGAGGCCTATCTCTCCGACAAGAAAGAGATCCTTCCCTGCGCTGCCTACCTGGAGGGCGAGTACGGGTACTCGGGCTTCTACCTCGGGGTGCCGGCGCAGATCGGCGCCGGAGGTGTCGAAAAGATTATCGAGTACAAGTTGACCGCCGACGAGATTTCGCAGCTGGAGGTGTCGGCCGGGCACGTCCGCGAGCTGGTCGAAGCGCTCGACAAGATCCTGGATTCCTGA
- a CDS encoding succinate dehydrogenase, whose protein sequence is MAMTADRKHFLLRRLHSLSGLAPIGGFLLFHFYENGKVLQGPEVWTESAEAIAAIPLPLLLSVEVLVLYIPILFHALYGLYIVRTGKPNFSSYPYMHNYFYTLQRLSGVLAFLFIGFHVGSTRLRYYFTGAHADFEYMQQTMANPLLLGVYLLGVVASVFHFTNGVWGFSVTWGITVGPRAQRVLHAACMAVFAGMSLLGVNILLAFKG, encoded by the coding sequence ATGGCCATGACAGCTGACCGAAAGCATTTTCTCCTGCGGCGCCTGCACTCATTGTCGGGGCTCGCGCCGATAGGTGGATTCCTGCTGTTCCATTTCTACGAGAACGGCAAGGTGCTGCAAGGCCCCGAGGTCTGGACTGAAAGCGCGGAGGCGATCGCAGCGATCCCGCTACCCCTGTTGTTGTCTGTAGAGGTCCTGGTGCTCTACATCCCGATTCTTTTTCATGCTCTTTACGGCCTGTACATCGTCAGGACGGGTAAGCCGAATTTTTCGTCTTATCCCTACATGCATAACTACTTCTATACCCTGCAGCGCTTGAGTGGGGTGCTCGCTTTTCTGTTCATCGGCTTTCACGTTGGCTCTACCCGCCTGCGCTATTACTTCACCGGCGCACACGCGGATTTTGAGTATATGCAACAGACCATGGCCAACCCTTTGTTGCTCGGGGTCTACTTGCTCGGCGTGGTGGCATCAGTGTTTCATTTTACCAACGGTGTGTGGGGCTTTTCTGTCACCTGGGGGATTACCGTGGGCCCGCGGGCCCAGCGCGTACTGCACGCTGCGTGCATGGCTGTTTTTGCCGGGATGTCGCTGCTGGGCGTAAACATTCTCCTGGCCTTCAAGGGATGA
- the sdhA gene encoding succinate dehydrogenase flavoprotein subunit: MAEQRLIVVGGGLAGLMATIKIAEAGVGVDLFSVVPVKRSHSVCAQGGINAAVNLKGEGDSPAIHFDDTVYGGDFLANQTPVRNMCDKAPEIIYLLDRMGVPFSRTPEGNLDFRRFGGTKHHRTAFAGATTGQQLLYALDEQVRRYEAEGLVRKFENWEFLSAVVNEAGTCTGITALDLLSMQIEVFEAPSVLLATGGPGIVYGRSTNSMVNTGTAAAAVYRQGASYANGEFIQVHPTAIPGQDKLRLISESVRGEGGRVWTVRDGKPWYFLEEWYPAYGNLVPRDIASRAIHKVVFEHGIKIDDQNCVYLDVTHLDPDMLTRKLGGVLEIYEKFMGIDPRYTPMKVFPAMHYSMGGLWVDAEQKTDIPGLFAAGECEYQYHGANRLGANSLLSCIYGGMLVGPNMLARSADTEGEGGSAAADEKARMENHFAKLRSMDGTENAYALWNELGDWMTRNVTVERHNDRLKETDDKLQELMERWQNIGMNDHGQRANQELSFTNQLWNMLELARVITLGALARDESRGAHFKPDFPERDDENFLKTTKATWTADGPQLDYEDVETEHIVPRPRVYNVDIR, translated from the coding sequence GTGGCTGAACAGAGACTTATCGTCGTCGGCGGCGGGCTCGCGGGTTTGATGGCTACCATCAAGATCGCAGAAGCCGGTGTCGGCGTGGACCTTTTCTCGGTAGTGCCGGTCAAGCGCAGCCACTCGGTCTGTGCCCAGGGCGGCATCAACGCGGCGGTCAACCTCAAGGGTGAAGGCGACTCGCCGGCTATTCACTTTGACGACACCGTTTATGGCGGCGATTTTCTCGCCAACCAGACCCCGGTGCGCAACATGTGCGACAAGGCGCCCGAGATCATTTACCTGCTCGACCGCATGGGCGTGCCGTTCAGTCGCACGCCGGAGGGCAACCTCGATTTCAGGCGCTTCGGTGGCACCAAGCATCACCGCACCGCGTTTGCCGGAGCGACCACCGGTCAGCAACTGCTATACGCGCTCGACGAGCAGGTTCGCCGTTACGAGGCTGAAGGCCTGGTGCGCAAGTTTGAGAACTGGGAGTTCCTTTCGGCCGTAGTCAACGAGGCTGGCACCTGTACGGGCATAACAGCCCTGGACCTGCTCAGTATGCAGATCGAAGTGTTCGAAGCGCCGTCCGTGCTGTTGGCTACCGGTGGCCCGGGCATTGTCTACGGTCGTTCGACAAACTCCATGGTAAACACTGGTACGGCGGCTGCCGCCGTTTACCGACAAGGCGCGAGTTACGCCAACGGCGAGTTCATACAGGTACACCCGACCGCGATTCCCGGACAGGACAAGCTGCGGCTTATCTCCGAGTCGGTGCGCGGGGAGGGCGGCCGGGTGTGGACCGTTCGCGACGGCAAGCCCTGGTACTTCCTCGAAGAATGGTACCCGGCTTACGGCAACCTCGTGCCGCGTGACATAGCCAGCCGGGCGATCCACAAGGTGGTCTTCGAGCACGGTATAAAGATTGACGACCAGAACTGCGTGTACCTCGATGTTACGCACCTCGACCCCGATATGCTCACTCGAAAACTGGGTGGTGTGCTCGAGATCTACGAAAAGTTCATGGGCATCGACCCGCGTTATACACCCATGAAGGTGTTTCCCGCTATGCACTATTCGATGGGTGGCCTGTGGGTCGACGCGGAGCAGAAAACCGATATCCCTGGTCTCTTTGCCGCCGGCGAGTGCGAGTACCAGTACCACGGTGCGAACAGGCTGGGCGCCAACTCGCTGCTCTCGTGCATCTACGGGGGCATGCTCGTCGGTCCCAACATGCTCGCCCGCTCGGCCGATACCGAGGGGGAGGGAGGCAGCGCGGCTGCCGACGAGAAAGCCCGCATGGAAAACCATTTTGCCAAACTGAGGTCCATGGACGGCACCGAGAACGCCTACGCGTTGTGGAACGAGCTGGGTGATTGGATGACCCGGAACGTGACAGTGGAGCGCCACAACGATCGCCTCAAGGAAACCGACGACAAGCTGCAGGAACTCATGGAACGATGGCAGAACATCGGCATGAACGATCACGGCCAGCGCGCTAACCAGGAGTTGAGCTTTACCAACCAGCTGTGGAACATGCTCGAACTTGCCCGGGTCATCACGCTGGGCGCGCTTGCCCGCGATGAGAGTCGGGGCGCGCATTTTAAGCCGGACTTTCCGGAACGCGACGACGAGAACTTTCTCAAGACCACCAAGGCGACGTGGACCGCCGACGGACCGCAATTGGATTACGAGGACGTGGAGACCGAGCACATCGTGCCGCGACCCCGCGTTTACAACGTGGATATCCGCTGA
- the sdhB gene encoding succinate dehydrogenase iron-sulfur subunit gives MGMADEQNHELNKAEPKKIEIRVRRQDGPGGDASWEEFSLPWKAQHNVISLLMAIQAEPVNAAGQATRPVVWDCNCLEEVCGACTMIVNGRVRQACTALADDLEQPIQLEPMSKFPVLRDLSVDRSRMFEKLKDVHAWVQLDGSHDLGPGPRQSAATQEQTYAFSRCMTCGCCLEACPQYNDDSEFMGANALGQVFLFNLNPIGAVQSEERLDTIMGRGGLSDCGNAQNCVEACPKDIPLTKAIASLGRDVTVKSLRDLLGR, from the coding sequence ATGGGCATGGCTGACGAACAGAACCACGAACTTAACAAGGCCGAACCTAAGAAGATCGAGATCCGGGTGCGTCGACAGGACGGCCCCGGCGGCGACGCTTCCTGGGAGGAGTTTTCGCTTCCGTGGAAGGCCCAGCACAACGTTATATCGTTGTTGATGGCCATACAGGCCGAACCCGTCAACGCGGCTGGACAGGCCACGCGGCCGGTGGTCTGGGACTGCAACTGCCTCGAAGAGGTCTGCGGTGCCTGCACAATGATCGTTAACGGGCGCGTGCGGCAGGCCTGCACGGCGTTGGCAGATGATCTCGAGCAACCGATACAGCTCGAACCCATGTCCAAGTTTCCGGTTCTGCGTGACCTCTCGGTAGACCGTTCGAGGATGTTCGAAAAACTCAAGGACGTTCACGCCTGGGTACAACTCGACGGTAGCCACGACCTCGGCCCGGGCCCGCGCCAGTCTGCGGCCACCCAGGAGCAGACCTACGCCTTCTCGCGCTGCATGACCTGCGGCTGCTGCCTGGAGGCCTGCCCCCAGTACAACGACGATTCGGAGTTCATGGGTGCCAACGCGCTCGGGCAGGTATTCCTGTTTAACTTGAACCCCATCGGCGCCGTCCAGTCGGAGGAAAGGCTGGATACCATCATGGGCCGCGGCGGTTTGTCTGATTGCGGCAACGCGCAGAACTGTGTCGAAGCCTGTCCCAAGGATATACCGCTGACTAAAGCTATAGCCTCGCTGGGACGCGACGTGACCGTGAAGTCACTGCGCGATCTGCTCGGGCGCTAG
- the sucC gene encoding ADP-forming succinate--CoA ligase subunit beta codes for MNVHEYQGKELLARYGVAVPTGKVAGSAQEAREAAAALGSEVLVVKAQIHAGGRGAGAVVDNAEEAGRLFADHLEKEGLPAHDLSGGVRLVRSADEAADAAEGMLGKLLVTRQTGAAGRRVSRVLVEEGCDIARELYMSLLLDRATGRPVMMASTEGGMEIEKVAEETPGRILRQEIDPAVGLLDGQARKVAFWLGIPAEGVAEAVVFMQSLYAAWLEMDATMIEINPLVQTGAGKLLALDAKVSFDDNALFRHPDIAALRDDAEEDPKETWAGKYDLSYIALDGNIGCMVNGAGLAMATMDIIQAAGGRPANFCDVGGGATAERVAEAFKIILSDENVEAVFINIFGGIMKCDVLAQGVVDAARDVEITVPLVVRLEGTNVVQGKAIIGESGLNIIGADDMADGAAKAVQAAQQRA; via the coding sequence ATGAACGTACACGAATACCAGGGCAAGGAACTGCTCGCACGCTACGGCGTGGCCGTGCCCACGGGCAAGGTCGCCGGCAGCGCACAAGAGGCTCGCGAAGCGGCGGCTGCACTGGGAAGCGAAGTGCTGGTCGTAAAGGCGCAGATCCACGCCGGTGGACGCGGTGCTGGAGCGGTCGTGGACAACGCCGAAGAAGCTGGCCGGTTGTTTGCCGATCACCTGGAGAAGGAAGGGCTCCCGGCCCACGATCTCTCCGGCGGAGTGCGCCTGGTCCGCTCCGCAGATGAGGCCGCTGACGCGGCCGAGGGTATGCTTGGTAAGCTGCTCGTCACGAGGCAGACGGGGGCAGCGGGTCGCCGGGTGAGCCGGGTCCTGGTCGAGGAAGGCTGCGATATCGCGCGCGAACTCTATATGAGCCTGTTGCTCGATCGCGCGACCGGTAGACCCGTGATGATGGCCAGCACAGAGGGCGGTATGGAGATCGAAAAGGTCGCCGAGGAGACCCCCGGGCGAATACTGCGGCAGGAGATCGACCCCGCCGTTGGCCTGCTCGACGGGCAGGCTCGCAAGGTTGCTTTCTGGCTGGGTATACCGGCCGAGGGCGTTGCCGAGGCGGTGGTGTTCATGCAGTCGCTGTACGCTGCCTGGCTCGAAATGGACGCGACCATGATCGAAATAAACCCGCTGGTACAAACCGGCGCGGGCAAGTTGCTGGCGCTGGACGCCAAGGTGTCTTTTGATGACAACGCGCTTTTTCGCCACCCGGATATCGCGGCCCTGCGCGATGATGCCGAGGAAGACCCGAAGGAAACCTGGGCCGGTAAGTACGACCTGAGCTACATCGCGCTGGACGGAAACATTGGCTGCATGGTCAACGGCGCGGGCCTGGCCATGGCGACCATGGACATAATCCAGGCCGCCGGTGGTCGTCCGGCAAACTTTTGCGACGTCGGTGGCGGGGCCACCGCGGAGAGGGTAGCCGAGGCGTTCAAGATCATACTGTCAGACGAGAACGTGGAGGCGGTGTTTATAAATATCTTCGGCGGCATCATGAAGTGCGATGTGCTGGCCCAGGGCGTGGTGGACGCTGCCCGCGATGTCGAGATTACCGTTCCCCTGGTCGTGCGCCTCGAGGGCACCAATGTTGTCCAGGGCAAGGCCATCATCGGGGAATCGGGACTCAATATAATCGGGGCCGATGACATGGCCGATGGTGCCGCGAAAGCGGTACAGGCAGCCCAGCAGCGAGCGTGA
- the sucD gene encoding succinate--CoA ligase subunit alpha: MSILLDSNSRVVTQGLGATGRFHLNGCREYGTSMVAGVRPGKGGQTAEDTPVFDTVAEAVDKEGANVSVIYVPPPGAADAIMEAADAGIPLVVCITEGIPVADMIRVQRFLDGRDTRLIGPNCPGIITPGQAKVGIMPGYIHEPGRVGVISRSGTLTYEAVHQLTQLGVGQSTCIGIGGDPIIGTGFIDALDLFNRDPDTDAVMMIGEIGGNAEELAAAWVQENMTKPVAAFIAGKTAPPGKRMGHAGAIISGGQGTAADKEAALEAAGMPVAPSPAELGVTLVAAMQRAA, from the coding sequence ATGAGCATACTACTGGACTCAAACAGCAGGGTTGTTACCCAGGGGCTGGGTGCTACCGGCAGGTTTCACCTCAACGGCTGCCGGGAATACGGCACCTCCATGGTCGCCGGGGTCCGCCCCGGCAAGGGCGGTCAAACAGCCGAGGACACCCCGGTTTTTGATACCGTGGCCGAGGCCGTCGACAAGGAAGGAGCCAACGTATCGGTCATTTACGTGCCGCCGCCGGGAGCCGCCGACGCCATAATGGAAGCCGCAGACGCGGGCATACCACTGGTGGTATGCATCACCGAGGGCATACCGGTGGCCGACATGATACGAGTGCAGCGCTTCCTCGATGGCCGCGATACGCGCCTGATCGGCCCCAACTGTCCCGGCATCATAACTCCCGGACAGGCCAAGGTCGGTATCATGCCCGGCTACATCCACGAGCCCGGGCGCGTGGGCGTGATCTCGCGCAGCGGAACCCTGACCTACGAAGCGGTGCACCAGCTTACCCAGCTTGGCGTGGGCCAGTCGACCTGCATCGGCATTGGCGGCGACCCGATCATCGGCACCGGCTTCATAGACGCGCTCGACCTGTTCAACCGCGACCCGGACACCGACGCCGTGATGATGATCGGCGAGATCGGCGGCAACGCCGAAGAACTGGCAGCAGCCTGGGTGCAGGAGAACATGACCAAGCCGGTAGCGGCGTTTATCGCCGGTAAGACGGCACCACCCGGCAAACGCATGGGGCACGCCGGGGCTATTATCTCGGGAGGACAGGGTACTGCGGCCGACAAGGAAGCAGCGCTCGAAGCCGCCGGCATGCCGGTTGCGCCGAGTCCGGCCGAACTCGGCGTCACCCTGGTGGCGGCAATGCAACGGGCAGCCTGA
- a CDS encoding nucleoside-diphosphate kinase, with protein MKERTLSIVKPDAVAANSIGGMLGIFENGGLQVIASRMIHMDRDKAEGFYAVHKERPFFGSLVDFMTEGPVLVSVLEGDNAIAKHRELLGATNPEEAEEGTVRKLYGTNIERNAGHGSDAPETAAFEIGYFFSNDELHSRGS; from the coding sequence ATGAAGGAACGAACTCTTTCGATAGTAAAGCCCGACGCGGTCGCGGCGAACTCCATAGGCGGTATGCTCGGCATATTCGAAAACGGTGGCCTGCAGGTCATCGCCAGTCGAATGATCCACATGGATCGCGACAAAGCCGAGGGCTTCTACGCGGTGCACAAGGAGCGTCCGTTTTTTGGCTCGCTGGTGGACTTCATGACCGAGGGGCCCGTTCTGGTCTCGGTACTTGAGGGTGACAACGCCATAGCGAAACATCGCGAACTATTGGGCGCCACCAATCCCGAAGAGGCCGAAGAGGGGACCGTGCGAAAGCTCTACGGCACTAACATCGAGCGAAACGCCGGGCACGGTTCAGATGCCCCGGAAACAGCAGCTTTTGAAATCGGATATTTCTTCAGTAACGACGAGCTCCACTCGCGCGGCAGCTGA
- the rlmN gene encoding 23S rRNA (adenine(2503)-C(2))-methyltransferase RlmN, producing MPRKQQLLKSDISSVTTSSTRAAAERRRGLRSLTLPELVDWTDRRGFDSYRASQLAGWFYNRPLTAVDDMHNLPSDLRQALAEDFDVTLPERADCHESSDGTRKLLVGLADGARVESVLIPRGERLTLCLSTQVGCGMGCTFCATARMGLMRNLEPDEIIGQVLLARELAGSQPVTNYVFMGMGEPLANYERLVAAIGLMTARWGLGVSPRRITVSTVGLVPALKRLVTDTNVNVAVSLNATRDELRDDIMPVNRRYPIAELLEACRQLDLPRRKRVTFEYVMLAGVNDSDEDADRLVSLFAPMAVKLNLIPFNPFEGSLFEPPSPERVDAFQRRMLDRGLHTTVRISRGRDIAAACGQLAAAGS from the coding sequence ATGCCCCGGAAACAGCAGCTTTTGAAATCGGATATTTCTTCAGTAACGACGAGCTCCACTCGCGCGGCAGCTGAGCGGCGTCGCGGCCTGCGGTCGCTGACGTTGCCCGAGCTGGTCGACTGGACTGACAGGCGGGGTTTCGACTCCTACCGGGCGTCGCAGCTCGCGGGTTGGTTTTACAACCGGCCCCTCACTGCCGTCGACGACATGCACAACCTGCCGTCGGACTTGCGGCAGGCCCTCGCCGAGGACTTCGACGTGACGCTGCCCGAGCGTGCCGACTGCCATGAGTCCAGCGACGGCACCCGCAAATTGCTCGTTGGCCTGGCCGACGGAGCGCGGGTGGAGAGCGTACTTATACCTCGTGGCGAGCGCCTGACCCTGTGCTTGTCGACGCAGGTTGGCTGCGGCATGGGTTGCACCTTCTGTGCTACCGCCCGCATGGGTTTGATGCGCAACCTCGAGCCCGACGAGATCATCGGCCAGGTGCTGCTGGCACGCGAGCTGGCCGGTTCGCAGCCGGTGACCAACTACGTTTTTATGGGTATGGGCGAACCCCTGGCCAACTACGAGCGCCTGGTGGCCGCGATAGGGCTTATGACGGCACGCTGGGGGCTGGGCGTGTCACCGCGGCGGATAACCGTGTCGACCGTGGGACTGGTGCCGGCGCTGAAACGGTTGGTGACCGACACCAACGTAAACGTGGCGGTATCGCTGAACGCGACCCGCGACGAGCTGCGCGATGACATCATGCCGGTCAACCGTCGTTACCCGATTGCCGAGTTGCTGGAGGCCTGCAGGCAACTCGACCTGCCCAGGCGCAAGCGCGTGACTTTTGAGTACGTTATGCTGGCCGGCGTGAATGACTCGGACGAGGACGCCGACCGCCTCGTGTCGCTGTTCGCGCCGATGGCGGTAAAGCTTAACCTCATACCGTTCAATCCCTTCGAAGGATCCTTGTTCGAACCGCCGTCTCCCGAAAGGGTGGATGCTTTTCAGCGACGCATGTTGGACCGCGGACTGCATACAACGGTGAGGATCAGTCGCGGGCGCGATATCGCGGCTGCTTGCGGGCAGTTGGCCGCAGCGGGGAGCTGA
- the mtnP gene encoding S-methyl-5'-thioadenosine phosphorylase produces the protein MLGIIGGTGLYDMEALEDRESVSVDTPFGAPSDDVLTGVLAGSRLAFLPRHGRGHRLLPSELNSRANIWALKKLGVDSLVSVSAVGSLREDIAPGDLVLPDQFIDRTWGRESTFFGDGLVAHVAFGDPVCGQLSARVFAAAEAGGARAHRGGTYVCIQGPAFSTRAESRLFRSWGGDVVGMTNLPEARLAREAELCFATLALATDYDCWREEEAAVDAGSIMEVLAANVTLARDVVTRVAASYDPRPACDCQRVLDTALVSDRLMVPAETNEKLALLLERVDREAS, from the coding sequence ATGCTTGGTATTATTGGAGGGACGGGGCTCTACGACATGGAGGCGCTCGAGGATCGCGAAAGCGTTTCCGTCGATACGCCTTTCGGCGCGCCCTCAGACGATGTACTCACCGGAGTTCTGGCCGGTAGCAGGTTGGCATTCCTTCCCCGCCACGGACGTGGGCACAGGCTGCTGCCCTCGGAGCTTAACTCGCGGGCCAATATATGGGCGCTCAAGAAACTCGGCGTTGATTCGTTGGTTTCTGTCTCGGCGGTGGGCAGCCTGCGGGAAGACATTGCTCCGGGTGACCTGGTGCTGCCCGACCAGTTCATCGATCGTACCTGGGGCAGGGAGTCTACATTTTTCGGCGACGGACTGGTGGCCCACGTGGCCTTCGGAGACCCGGTGTGCGGGCAACTGTCGGCGAGGGTTTTCGCTGCGGCCGAGGCCGGCGGCGCCAGGGCACACCGCGGTGGCACTTACGTCTGCATACAGGGTCCCGCGTTTTCCACGCGGGCTGAGTCCCGACTGTTCAGGTCCTGGGGGGGCGACGTGGTAGGCATGACCAACCTGCCCGAGGCCCGCCTGGCACGGGAGGCAGAGCTCTGCTTCGCGACTCTTGCCTTGGCTACCGACTACGACTGTTGGCGCGAGGAAGAAGCGGCCGTCGACGCCGGCTCCATAATGGAGGTGCTCGCTGCCAACGTCACCTTGGCCCGCGACGTGGTCACCCGGGTTGCCGCTTCTTACGATCCCCGGCCTGCCTGTGATTGCCAACGCGTACTCGACACCGCACTGGTCAGTGACCGTTTGATGGTGCCCGCAGAAACGAATGAGAAACTCGCGTTGTTATTGGAGCGCGTGGACAGGGAGGCTTCATAG
- a CDS encoding sugar kinase: MCVVGSVALDSVETPGGRADDQLGGSCSYFSLAAAFFAPVNMVGVVGRDFPDEKREFLASRGINMDGLDTVDGDTFRWSGRYHENMNVRDTLDLQLNVFESFNPRLPEACRKSDFVFLANIIPSVQAGVLEQFDSPLIVGADTMDIWIDDAREDLEALLKNVDLLSINDSEAVQLAGEANVVRAARRILDMGPDTLLVKRGEYGALQFSADDIFAVPAFPLETVVDPTGAGDCFAGGLFGSLAEAGEVNRRSLRRAVVYGSVVASFAVEGFGVEGLRQVEREDVERRFREFMALTDFHTED; the protein is encoded by the coding sequence GTGTGTGTGGTGGGCTCTGTGGCCCTTGATTCGGTGGAGACGCCGGGAGGCCGGGCCGACGATCAGCTGGGCGGGTCGTGTTCGTATTTTTCGCTGGCGGCGGCCTTCTTTGCCCCGGTGAACATGGTGGGCGTGGTGGGCCGTGATTTTCCCGACGAGAAAAGGGAGTTCCTGGCCTCGCGGGGTATCAACATGGATGGTCTCGACACAGTTGACGGCGATACCTTTCGCTGGTCGGGGCGCTACCACGAAAACATGAACGTGCGTGACACGCTCGACCTGCAACTCAACGTTTTTGAGAGCTTTAATCCACGCCTTCCCGAGGCTTGCAGGAAGAGTGATTTCGTTTTCCTGGCCAACATCATTCCGTCGGTACAGGCGGGTGTTCTCGAGCAATTTGATTCGCCTCTCATCGTGGGTGCCGACACGATGGACATCTGGATAGACGACGCTCGCGAGGACCTTGAGGCGTTGTTGAAAAACGTCGACCTGCTCAGCATAAATGATTCCGAGGCCGTGCAGCTGGCGGGCGAAGCCAACGTGGTGCGCGCAGCCCGCCGCATACTCGACATGGGGCCTGATACGCTGTTGGTCAAGCGGGGCGAGTACGGTGCCCTCCAGTTTTCAGCCGACGATATATTCGCCGTGCCGGCGTTTCCGCTCGAGACCGTGGTGGATCCTACCGGAGCTGGAGATTGTTTTGCCGGCGGCCTGTTCGGCTCCCTGGCAGAGGCGGGCGAGGTCAACAGGCGGTCATTGAGGAGAGCGGTCGTGTACGGGAGCGTCGTAGCGTCTTTCGCTGTGGAAGGCTTCGGGGTCGAGGGGTTGCGGCAGGTGGAGAGAGAAGACGTCGAACGTCGTTTTCGAGAATTCATGGCCCTGACGGATTTTCACACGGAGGACTAG
- a CDS encoding glycosyltransferase, whose translation MDYSVVLPVFDEKDNLEPLHAELTVVMEALKCSYEIIYVDDGSADGSLDVLRRLHDDDDRVRVISFRRNFGQTPAIAAGFDASKGDVVITLDADLQNDPADIPRLLEKMKEGHQVVSGWRRERKDTLLLRRLPSVIANALIRSATNVRVHDYGCMLKVYDGDIARGLRLYGEMHRFIPAMAWDLGASVGEVVVNHRPRVAGVSKYGLSRATRVVLDLLTVKFLSVFSTRPLHAFGLFGFALGVPGTLMLGWLGFDRLVFGVELAGRPIVMLAILLVVMGVQFVTMGLLAEMLARTYHESQSKPVYVVAVDLPAEQDAGEAGGSLTAVSGTAKA comes from the coding sequence ATGGATTACTCGGTAGTACTCCCGGTATTCGACGAGAAGGACAATCTCGAACCCCTGCACGCGGAGTTGACGGTGGTGATGGAAGCACTGAAGTGCTCCTACGAGATCATCTACGTCGACGATGGTTCAGCGGATGGTTCGCTGGACGTACTGCGACGCTTACACGACGACGACGACCGTGTGAGAGTGATTTCCTTCAGGCGTAATTTCGGCCAGACTCCAGCCATCGCGGCAGGCTTTGACGCTTCTAAGGGCGACGTGGTCATCACCCTGGACGCAGACCTGCAGAACGACCCGGCCGATATCCCGCGCTTGCTCGAGAAGATGAAAGAGGGCCACCAGGTGGTCAGTGGCTGGCGACGAGAGCGCAAGGACACCCTGCTTCTGCGGCGCCTGCCCTCGGTGATTGCCAACGCGCTCATAAGATCTGCCACCAACGTGCGCGTTCACGACTACGGTTGCATGCTCAAGGTCTACGATGGCGACATAGCGCGGGGGCTGCGCCTCTACGGGGAGATGCACCGTTTCATTCCGGCCATGGCCTGGGATCTTGGCGCGTCGGTTGGCGAGGTGGTGGTCAACCACCGGCCCAGGGTGGCAGGAGTTTCCAAGTACGGCCTGTCGCGTGCCACCCGGGTGGTGCTCGACCTGCTTACGGTTAAATTTCTATCGGTGTTCTCGACTCGTCCGCTGCACGCGTTCGGCCTGTTCGGCTTTGCCCTGGGAGTGCCCGGCACGCTGATGCTGGGCTGGCTGGGTTTTGATCGCCTGGTTTTTGGCGTCGAACTTGCTGGTCGTCCCATCGTGATGCTGGCCATTCTGCTGGTGGTCATGGGCGTCCAGTTTGTTACCATGGGCCTGTTGGCCGAAATGCTGGCCCGCACTTACCACGAGAGCCAGTCAAAACCCGTGTACGTGGTGGCCGTGGACCTGCCGGCGGAGCAGGACGCTGGCGAAGCGGGGGGCTCGCTGACCGCGGTCAGTGGGACAGCAAAGGCCTGA